A window of the Syntrophaceae bacterium genome harbors these coding sequences:
- the typA gene encoding translational GTPase TypA has protein sequence MRKQNIRNIAIIAHVDHGKTTLVDAMLKQTGTFREHQEIAERVMDSMDLERERGITIMAKNTAILYENTKINIVDTPGHADFGGEVERSLNMVDGAILLVDASEGPLPQTRFVVKKALAKGLPIVVVINKIDRGDIRIDEVINEIYDMFIDLDAGEEQIEFPILYTNAKKGIAHQQLGDASEDIKPLLDVICRVIPGPEADDEQIPQFLVTNLDYDPYVGQIAIGRLQHGTLAMNQFYALCGEDVVTTGMRFSALYTFHGLKKKLVDVVESGDIVAIAGVPSITIGDTISSQENPVPLPRIHVDEPTVSMIFSVNNSPLAGREGKYLTSRHLLERLEKESLRNVAMQLKHLDRKDAFEVCGRGELQMAVLIETMRREGYEVMVSKPNVITKTIDGKICEPVERVFIDVPDEYVGIVTEKLSTRKGRMVQLVNKGSGRVNLEFLVPSRGLIGFRSHFMTDTKGSGVMNTLFEEYQPWFGPIPQRASGAILADRSGRVTTYASLAMVDRGELFVEVGTEVYAGMIIGERNRAGDLTVNITKEKKLTNIRSSTAEATVTLRPPRPLSLDQSIEFIAVDEQVEITPQSIRLRKAELDANRRASLQKREERES, from the coding sequence ATGCGCAAACAGAATATTCGGAACATTGCCATTATCGCCCATGTCGATCATGGCAAGACAACACTTGTTGACGCCATGCTCAAGCAGACGGGGACATTCCGGGAGCATCAGGAAATCGCCGAACGCGTTATGGATTCCATGGACCTCGAGAGGGAGCGCGGCATCACCATCATGGCGAAAAACACAGCCATCCTGTACGAAAATACCAAAATCAACATTGTCGACACACCGGGTCATGCGGATTTCGGAGGGGAAGTTGAACGAAGCCTCAACATGGTCGATGGTGCAATTTTGCTCGTCGACGCCAGCGAAGGCCCGCTTCCACAGACACGGTTTGTCGTCAAGAAGGCCCTTGCCAAAGGGCTGCCCATCGTCGTCGTCATCAATAAAATCGACCGTGGCGACATCCGGATCGACGAGGTCATCAACGAGATTTACGACATGTTCATCGATCTCGACGCGGGAGAAGAACAGATTGAATTTCCCATCCTCTACACAAACGCCAAGAAGGGAATCGCTCACCAGCAGTTAGGCGACGCTTCAGAAGACATTAAGCCCCTTCTGGACGTCATCTGCAGAGTCATCCCCGGCCCCGAGGCAGACGATGAGCAGATCCCCCAGTTCCTGGTAACGAACCTGGACTACGACCCGTACGTAGGCCAGATTGCCATCGGGCGGCTACAGCACGGAACACTGGCGATGAATCAGTTTTATGCCCTCTGCGGTGAGGATGTTGTCACGACCGGCATGCGGTTTTCCGCCCTGTATACATTTCACGGCCTGAAGAAGAAGCTGGTCGACGTCGTCGAGTCCGGCGACATCGTAGCCATAGCAGGCGTCCCATCCATCACCATCGGCGACACCATCTCATCCCAGGAAAATCCAGTGCCGCTGCCCCGGATCCACGTAGACGAGCCAACCGTTTCAATGATTTTTTCCGTCAACAACAGCCCCCTGGCGGGCAGGGAAGGGAAGTACCTGACATCAAGGCACCTCCTGGAACGCCTTGAGAAGGAGAGCCTCCGGAACGTCGCAATGCAGTTGAAGCACCTGGATCGCAAGGATGCCTTCGAGGTCTGCGGCCGGGGGGAACTGCAGATGGCCGTGCTGATCGAGACCATGCGACGGGAAGGATATGAAGTAATGGTGTCCAAGCCGAACGTCATCACAAAGACCATTGACGGCAAGATCTGTGAGCCGGTCGAACGCGTCTTTATTGATGTGCCGGATGAGTATGTCGGCATCGTGACGGAAAAATTATCGACCCGGAAGGGGCGCATGGTCCAGTTGGTCAACAAGGGAAGCGGACGGGTCAACCTGGAGTTCCTGGTTCCCTCCCGCGGCCTCATCGGCTTCCGCAGCCATTTTATGACGGACACGAAGGGATCCGGCGTCATGAACACGCTTTTTGAGGAATACCAGCCGTGGTTCGGCCCGATCCCGCAGCGAGCCAGCGGGGCGATCCTTGCCGATCGGAGTGGACGGGTGACGACCTATGCGAGCCTGGCGATGGTAGACCGGGGAGAGCTTTTCGTCGAGGTGGGAACCGAGGTCTACGCCGGCATGATCATCGGCGAGAGGAACCGTGCAGGGGACCTGACGGTAAACATCACGAAGGAAAAGAAACTGACGAATATCCGGAGCTCCACGGCGGAGGCCACCGTAACGCTGAGACCGCCACGCCCCCTGTCGCTGGATCAATCCATCGAGTTTATCGCGGTGGACGAGCAGGTGGAGATCACGCCACAGAGCATTCGCCTGCGCAAGGCAGAGCTTGACGCCAACCGGCGGGCATCGCTCCAGAAGAGGGAGGAGCGGGAGTCATGA